A window of the Natronomonas salina genome harbors these coding sequences:
- a CDS encoding DUF5812 family protein: MTGQEGRFLVTHVDDDSAVLKDVDSGQVHTLAENPGVEVHDLVEGTVEPEPPMEVTYRLVNVADRRSLSVEESPEPPTAQEREIAADQPAGELTTRERAGTGELHVLTVPEDQTEAAVADVLEDEATLVRAAQMGVERVEVRSADGVVSVRYLP; encoded by the coding sequence ATGACCGGACAGGAGGGTCGCTTCCTCGTGACCCACGTCGACGACGACTCGGCGGTGCTGAAGGACGTCGACAGCGGACAGGTGCACACGCTCGCGGAGAACCCCGGCGTCGAGGTCCACGACCTCGTCGAGGGGACCGTGGAGCCGGAGCCGCCGATGGAGGTGACCTACCGGCTGGTCAACGTCGCGGACCGCCGGAGCCTCAGCGTCGAGGAGAGCCCCGAGCCGCCGACCGCACAGGAGCGGGAGATCGCCGCCGACCAGCCGGCCGGCGAACTGACGACCCGGGAGCGGGCCGGCACCGGCGAACTGCACGTGCTGACGGTCCCGGAGGACCAGACCGAGGCGGCCGTCGCGGACGTCCTCGAGGACGAGGCGACGCTGGTGCGGGCGGCCCAGATGGGCGTGGAGCGCGTCGAGGTCCGGAGCGCCGACGGCGTCGTCAGCGTCCGGTACCTGCCCTAG
- a CDS encoding lipoyl domain-containing protein encodes MSGDRVAVGTDDPWPEDADEEEGFVANWFVREGATVEAGDVLCEIQVEKVSVDVLAPVDGELVEVVLGEDAEFRRGETLAYIRPT; translated from the coding sequence ATGAGCGGCGACCGGGTCGCGGTCGGGACCGATGACCCCTGGCCCGAGGACGCCGACGAGGAGGAGGGCTTCGTCGCCAACTGGTTCGTCCGGGAGGGCGCGACCGTCGAGGCCGGCGACGTCCTCTGTGAGATCCAGGTCGAGAAGGTGAGCGTCGACGTGCTCGCCCCGGTCGACGGTGAACTCGTCGAGGTGGTCCTCGGGGAGGACGCGGAGTTCCGCCGTGGCGAGACCCTGGCCTACATCCGGCCGACCTAG